The Vitis riparia cultivar Riparia Gloire de Montpellier isolate 1030 chromosome 10, EGFV_Vit.rip_1.0, whole genome shotgun sequence genome includes a region encoding these proteins:
- the LOC117923660 gene encoding tropinone reductase-like 3 isoform X1: MEKIGKRFQGKVAIVTASTQGIGLSIAERLGLEGASVVLSSRKQNNVDEAVKKLKAQGIEAMGVVCHVSNAQHRKNLIEKTVQKYGAIDVVVSNAAANPSVDPILETRESVLDKLWEINVKSSILILQEAAPHLRKGSSVVLISSIAGYQPQSSMSMYGVTKTALLGLTKALAAEMGPDTRVNCVAPGFVPTHFAEFLTKNAEIKKDIEDKTLLNRLGTTKDMAAATAFLVSDDASYITGETLVVAGGIPSRL, from the exons ATGGAGAAGATCGGAAAGAGATTTCAAGGGAAGGTGGCGATCGTGACGGCGTCTACTCAGGGTATCGGCCTCAGCATTGCAGAGCGGCTGGGCTTGGAGGGCGCCTCTGTGGTACTCTCGTCTCGCAAGCAG AACAATGTAGATGAGGCAGTTAAAAAGCTCAAAGCTCAAGGAATTGAAGCGATGGGCGTGGTGTGTCATGTGTCCAATGCCCAACATAGGAAGAATCTGATTGAAAAGACGGTTCAG AAATACGGAGCAATAGATGTGGTTGTGTCCAATGCTGCTGCCAACCCATCTGTTGATCCTATTCTGGAAACACGAGAATCGGTTCTAGACAAGCTTTGGGAAATCAACGTCAAATCTTCTATACTCATTCTACAG GAGGCAGCTCCTCACTTGAGAAAGGGTTCGTCGGTTGTCCTAATTTCCTCTATTGCCGGCTATCAGCCACAGTCTTCCATGTCTATGTATGGAGTGACAAAAACAGCCCTTCTTGGGCTTACCAAG GCCCTTGCAGCTGAGATGGGCCCAGACACTCGTGTAAATTGTGTTGCGCCTGGTTTTGTACCAACACACTTTGCCGAATTCCTCACGAAAAATGCTGAGATT AAGAAGGACATTGAGGATAAAACTCTACTAAACAGGCTTGGAACCACCAAGGATATGGCTGCAGCCACGGCCTTCCTGGTCTCCGACGATGCTTCTTATATCACTGGAGAGACGCTGGTAGTGGCTGGTGGAATACCTTCTAGACTCTAG
- the LOC117923660 gene encoding tropinone reductase-like 3 isoform X2 yields MEKIGKRFQGKVAIVTASTQGIGLSIAERLGLEGASVVLSSRKQNNVDEAVKKLKAQGIEAMGVVCHVSNAQHRKNLIEKTVQKYGAIDVVVSNAAANPSVDPILETRESVLDKLWEINVKSSILILQEAAPHLRKGSSVVLISSIAGYQPQSSMSMYGVTKTALLGLTKALAAEMGPDTRVNCVAPGFVPTHFAEFLTKNAEIKDIEDKTLLNRLGTTKDMAAATAFLVSDDASYITGETLVVAGGIPSRL; encoded by the exons ATGGAGAAGATCGGAAAGAGATTTCAAGGGAAGGTGGCGATCGTGACGGCGTCTACTCAGGGTATCGGCCTCAGCATTGCAGAGCGGCTGGGCTTGGAGGGCGCCTCTGTGGTACTCTCGTCTCGCAAGCAG AACAATGTAGATGAGGCAGTTAAAAAGCTCAAAGCTCAAGGAATTGAAGCGATGGGCGTGGTGTGTCATGTGTCCAATGCCCAACATAGGAAGAATCTGATTGAAAAGACGGTTCAG AAATACGGAGCAATAGATGTGGTTGTGTCCAATGCTGCTGCCAACCCATCTGTTGATCCTATTCTGGAAACACGAGAATCGGTTCTAGACAAGCTTTGGGAAATCAACGTCAAATCTTCTATACTCATTCTACAG GAGGCAGCTCCTCACTTGAGAAAGGGTTCGTCGGTTGTCCTAATTTCCTCTATTGCCGGCTATCAGCCACAGTCTTCCATGTCTATGTATGGAGTGACAAAAACAGCCCTTCTTGGGCTTACCAAG GCCCTTGCAGCTGAGATGGGCCCAGACACTCGTGTAAATTGTGTTGCGCCTGGTTTTGTACCAACACACTTTGCCGAATTCCTCACGAAAAATGCTGAGATT AAGGACATTGAGGATAAAACTCTACTAAACAGGCTTGGAACCACCAAGGATATGGCTGCAGCCACGGCCTTCCTGGTCTCCGACGATGCTTCTTATATCACTGGAGAGACGCTGGTAGTGGCTGGTGGAATACCTTCTAGACTCTAG
- the LOC117923657 gene encoding LOW QUALITY PROTEIN: EH domain-containing protein 1-like (The sequence of the model RefSeq protein was modified relative to this genomic sequence to represent the inferred CDS: inserted 1 base in 1 codon): MEIASVPISSCSKHNQKIYQEWFNYADSDNDGRITGNDATKFFAMSNLSRSELKQVWAIADSKRQGFLGFREFITAMQLVSLAQAGNEITSDILKTTVDLENLEPPSMEGLNALLAKNKVSTNNGELELNGDSRPQPSPSAPWFTSKSVKKAPLNSVTSIIDGLKRLYNEKLKPLEVTYRYNDFVSPLLTHSDFDAKPMVMLLGQYSTGKTTFIKHLLGCNFPGAHIGPEPTTDRFVVVMSGPDERSIPGNTIAVNAEMPFNGLTTFGGAFLSKFECSQIPHSLLEHITFVDTPGXLSGEKQRTQRSYDFTGVISWFAAKCDLILLLFDPHKLDISDEFKRVIASLRGNDDKIRVVLNKADQVDTQQLMRVYGALMWSLGKVLNTPEVVRVYIGSFNDKPVNEAAVGPIGKDLFEKEQDDLLADLIDIPKKACDRRINEFVKRARAAKIHAYIISHLKKEMPAMMGKAKAQQRLTDNLEDEFAKIQREFHLPAGDFPNVEHFREVLNGYSIDKFEKLKPKMIQAVDDMLGYDIPELLKNFRNPYE, encoded by the exons ATGGAGATAGCATCCGTTCCGATCAGTTCGTGTTCCAAACACAACCAAAAGATCTACCAAGAATGGTTCAACTACGCCGATTCAG ATAACGATGGACGCATTACTGGAAATGATGCCACAAAGTTCTTCGCAATGTCCAACCTTTCCCGTTCGGAACTCAAACAG GTTTGGGCTATTGCAGATTCCAAACGACAAGGATTTCTTGGTTTCAGGGAGTTCATCACTGCAATGCAG CTGGTTTCTCTGGCGCAAGCAGGAAATGAGATTACTTCGGACATCCTTAAAACTACAG TGGATTTGGAGAATTTAGAACCTCCATCAATGGAAGGTTTGAATGCCTTACTAGCT AAAAATAAGGTCTCAACAAATAATGGCGAGCTTGAATTAAATG GAGATTCTAGGCCACAGCCATCACCATCAGCTCCTTGGTTCACCTCAAAATCTGTAAAGAAA GCACCTCTTAATTCCGTTACATCAATAATAGATGGCTTGAAGAGACTATACAATGAAAAGTTAAAGCCATTGGAAGTCACCTACCGCTATAATGATTTTGTTTCTCCCTTATTG acACATAGTGACTTTGATGCCAAACCCATGGTTATGCTTTTGGGTCAGTATTCAACTGGGAAAACTACATTCATAAAACATTTACTCGGATGTAATTTCCCAG GAGCTCACATTGGACCAGAGCCTACAACCGATCGTTTTGTTGTTGTCATG TCTGGACCTGATGAAAGGAGCATTCCTGGAAATACCATTGCAGTTAATGCAGAGATGCCATTCAATGGACTGACAACTTTTGGAGgggcatttttatcaaaatttgagtGTTCCCAGATACCACATTCT CTTCTAGAACACATCACCTTTGTGGACACTCCAG TCCTATctggagaaaagcaaagaacaCAAAGAAGCTATGATTTCACTGGTGTAATATCTTGGTTTGCAGCAAAATGTGatctcattcttcttctttttgatCCCCACAAACTTGATATCAGTGATGAATTTAAGCGTGTGATTGCATCTCTACGTGGTAATGATGACAAGATACGTGTAGTTTTGAACAAAGCTGATCAAGTCGATACACAACAA CTAATGAGGGTCTATGGTGCATTGATGTGGTCACTTGGGAAAGTTTTGAATACTCCCGAGGTTGTGCGAGTTTATATTGG TTCATTCAATGACAAGCCTGTGAATGAAGCAGCCGTGGGTCCAATAGGGAAGGATCTTTTTGAGAAAGAGCAGGATGATCTTCTTGCAGACTTGATAGATATTCCAAAAAAAGCTTGTGATCGTCGG ATCAATGAATTTGTAAAACGAGCTAGAGCTGCCAAGATTCATGCCTATATAATCAGTCACCTCAAAAAGGAGATGCCTGCAATGATGGGCAAAGCTAAAGCACAACAGCGACTAACCGATAATCTTGAAGATGAATTTGCAAAG atccAAAGGGAGTTCCATCTTCCAGCTGGTGACTTCCCAAATGTGGAGCACTTTAGGGAGGTTCTGAACGGCTACAGCATCGATAAATTTGAGAAGCTGAAGCCTAAAATGATACaagctgtggatgacatgcttGGCTATGATATTCCGGAGCTCCTGAAGAATTTCAGAAACCCGTATGAATAA
- the LOC117924147 gene encoding RPM1-interacting protein 4-like isoform X2, with protein MAQRSHVPKFGNWDNDNVPYTAYFDNARKEKTGPTGLRINPNDPEENPEAFMFGRSEATPPHHLNPQKPPPEENNQVEGHRRRDSHRRSTSDHQQRSGGTSRSINSESGSEKSNLDYSHLRKKSQLSDGGSSSLSPSVPGPSHTRLKSIGTPPPDDHAHRVASVPKFGAWDETDPTSGEGFTVIFNKVKQERQVAATTLPRAPPPQSAYSNSHKKHQNSSSGSKICCCFSAGRD; from the exons ATGGCT CAAAGATCCCATGTTCCAAAGTTCGGAAACTGGGACAATGACAATGTCCCATACACAGCCTACTTCGACAATGCCCGCAAAGAGAAAACCGGTCCTACTGGATTGAGGATAAACCCTAACGATCCTGAGGAGAATCCAGAAGCCTTTATGTTTGGGAGGAGTGAAGCCACTCCTCCCCATCATCTCAATCCACAGAAGCCCCCCCCAGAAGAAAACAACCAGGTAGAGGGGCACAGGAGGCGGGATTCTCACCGGAGAAGCACTTCTGATCATCAGCAGAGGAGTGGGGGTACTAGTAGGAGCATCAACTCTGAATCTGGCAGCGAGAAAAGCAACTTGGATTACTCCCATCTCCGGAAGAAGAGTCAGCTCAGTGATGGTGGTAGTAGTAGCCTCTCTCCCTCGGTCCCAGGACCTTCGCATACTAGACTGAAAAGCATCGGAACTCCTCCGCCTGATGATCAT GCTCACAGAGTGGCATCAGTGCCCAAATTTGGTGCTTGGGATGAAACGGACCCTACTTCAGGGGAAGGTTTTACTGTGATTTTCAACAAGGTCAAACAGGAAAGACAAGTTGCAGCTACCACGCTTCCAAGAGCGCCCCCACCACAAAGTGCTTATTCAAACAGCCACAAAAAGCATCAAAATTCTTCCTCTGGATCAAAG ATATGTTGCTGCTTCTCGGCGGGGAGGGACTGA
- the LOC117924147 gene encoding RPM1-interacting protein 4-like isoform X1 — translation MSWLQQRSHVPKFGNWDNDNVPYTAYFDNARKEKTGPTGLRINPNDPEENPEAFMFGRSEATPPHHLNPQKPPPEENNQVEGHRRRDSHRRSTSDHQQRSGGTSRSINSESGSEKSNLDYSHLRKKSQLSDGGSSSLSPSVPGPSHTRLKSIGTPPPDDHAHRVASVPKFGAWDETDPTSGEGFTVIFNKVKQERQVAATTLPRAPPPQSAYSNSHKKHQNSSSGSKICCCFSAGRD, via the exons ATGAGTTGGTTGCAGCAAAGATCCCATGTTCCAAAGTTCGGAAACTGGGACAATGACAATGTCCCATACACAGCCTACTTCGACAATGCCCGCAAAGAGAAAACCGGTCCTACTGGATTGAGGATAAACCCTAACGATCCTGAGGAGAATCCAGAAGCCTTTATGTTTGGGAGGAGTGAAGCCACTCCTCCCCATCATCTCAATCCACAGAAGCCCCCCCCAGAAGAAAACAACCAGGTAGAGGGGCACAGGAGGCGGGATTCTCACCGGAGAAGCACTTCTGATCATCAGCAGAGGAGTGGGGGTACTAGTAGGAGCATCAACTCTGAATCTGGCAGCGAGAAAAGCAACTTGGATTACTCCCATCTCCGGAAGAAGAGTCAGCTCAGTGATGGTGGTAGTAGTAGCCTCTCTCCCTCGGTCCCAGGACCTTCGCATACTAGACTGAAAAGCATCGGAACTCCTCCGCCTGATGATCAT GCTCACAGAGTGGCATCAGTGCCCAAATTTGGTGCTTGGGATGAAACGGACCCTACTTCAGGGGAAGGTTTTACTGTGATTTTCAACAAGGTCAAACAGGAAAGACAAGTTGCAGCTACCACGCTTCCAAGAGCGCCCCCACCACAAAGTGCTTATTCAAACAGCCACAAAAAGCATCAAAATTCTTCCTCTGGATCAAAG ATATGTTGCTGCTTCTCGGCGGGGAGGGACTGA
- the LOC117924148 gene encoding non-specific lipid-transfer protein-like, whose protein sequence is MAEKMVWVHGLVVLALIIASPVVDAVSCGDAVSALIPCGSFLLGVGAPKPSSECCASAQSLNKLTTTTADRRAVCQCFVKSGPSFGVKPARTKLLPSLCKININIPVTPNVDCNKVQ, encoded by the exons ATGGCTGAGAAGATGGTGTGGGTTCATGGGTTGGTGGTCCTGGCTCTGATCATTGCCAGCCCGGTGGTGGATGCGGTGTCGTGTGGTGACGCTGTCTCAGCTTTGATCCCTTGTGGATCGTTCTTGTTGGGCGTGGGTGCACCTAAGCCTAGCAGTGAGTGCTGTGCCAGTGCTCAAAGCTTGAACAAGTTAACAACTACTACTGCAGATAGGAGGGCTGTGTGTCAATGTTTTGTGAAGAGTGGCCCATCTTTTGGGGTTAAGCCTGCCAGAACCAAGCTCCTTCCTTCACTTTGCAAGATCAATATCAACATTCCTGTCACCCCCAATGTTGACTGCAACAA GGTTCAGTGA
- the LOC117923234 gene encoding non-specific lipid-transfer protein P3-like — protein sequence MAKKIVFSRWMLCLSVILMLAIPTSGINCGDAVSALISCESYLLGMGDPKPTLPCCNSAQALKKIVVSKPDRQSLCECFMQIAPTLGVNFKRANQLLSSCKLNLNMTITSGFD from the exons ATGGCAAAGAAGATAGTGTTTTCTAGGTGGATGTTGTGTTTGTCAGTAATTCTTATGCTGGCAATTCCCACATCAGGGATAAATTGCGGTGATGCAGTGTCTGCATTAATCTCTTGTGAGTCTTACTTGCTTGGGATGGGAGATCCCAAGCCTACCTTGCCGTGTTGCAACAGTGCACAGGCTCTGAAGAAGATAGTTGTAAGCAAGCCCGACCGCCAGTCTCTGTGTGAGTGTTTCATGCAGATTGCACCAACTCTTGGAGTTAATTTTAAAAGAGCTAATCAACTTCTATCATCCTGCAAGCTCAATCTGAACATGACCATTACCTCAG GGTTTGATTGA
- the LOC117923430 gene encoding uncharacterized protein LOC117923430, translating to MEEEREFFLRSNKAFSGYLGLEGGELQSFRSCLKWVCVDQSNLWRTGLSWSIFFVLAIGVPILSHFLFSCSSCDDKHTRPYDAIVQLSLSSLAALSFISLSALVKKYGLRRSLFLDKLCDVSEKVRLGYTQQLHRSMKLLSLFVLPCFAVEIAYKIWWYITGATQIPYLGNIYLSHAIACTLELCSWLYRTAIFLLVCVLFRLICHMQILRLEDFAQVFQKESDVGSVLKEHLRIRRNLRIISHRFRVFILSSLILVTASQLASLLITTRSSAKVTIYKAGELALCSISLVTGLGICLRSATKITHKAQSVTCLAAKWHVCATIDTFDATDGETPTIRAASAQVFPVNTNWGSDDEEGDGDDVLDNTKMIPIYAHTISFHKRQALVTYLENNRAGITVFGFMLDRTWLHTIFGVEMSLVLWLLSKTIAWTLKKA from the exons atggaagaagagagagagttttTCCTGAGAAGCAACAAGGCATTTTCAGGGTACTTGGGTCTTGAAGGAGGTGAATTGCAGAGCTTCAGATCATGCCTTAAGTGGGTGTGTGTGGATCAGTCCAATCTGTGGAGGACCGGCCTCTCATGGTCCATCTTCTTTGTTCTGGCCATTGGCGTTCCAATCCTCTCCCACTTCCTTTTTTCTTGCTCCAGCTGTGACGACAAGCACACAAGGCCTTATGATGCGATAGTGCAGTTGTCTCTTTCTTCTCTTGCCGCTCTCTCATTCATCAGCCTGTCTGCTCTTGTAAAGAAGTATGGGCTCCGGAGGTCGCTTTTCCTCGATAAGCTTTGCGATGTGAGTGAAAAGGTTCGACTGGGGTATACACAGCAGCTCCAT AGATCAATGAAGCTGCTGTCTCTTTTTGTCCTCCCCTGTTTTGCTGTGGAGATTGCCTACAAAATATGGTGGTACATCACAGGAGCCACTCAAATACCTTATCTTGGTAACATCTACCTGAGTCACGCCATTGCCTGCACATTGGAGCTGTGTTCATGGCTTTACAGGACCGCAATTTTCCTCCTCGTCTGCGTTCTCTTCAGACTGATCTGCCATATGCAGATACTCAGGCTGGAAGACTTTGCCCAGGTTTTCCAGAAAGAATCTGATGTGGGGTCGGTCTTGAAGGAGCATTTGAGAATCAGAAGGAACCTCAGGATCATAAGTCACAGATTCCgggtttttattttatccaGTTTGATCCTGGTCACGGCAAGTCAGCTAGCATCCCTGCTCATCACCACCAGGTCCAGTGCTAAAGTGACAATATACAAGGCTGGAGAACTAGCA TTGTGCTCCATCAGCCTGGTGACTGGGCTAGGCATATGCCTGCGCAGCGCAACAAAGATCACACACAAAGCACAGTCAGTGACATGCCTTGCTGCAAAGTGGCACGTCTGTGCAACCATCGACACATTTGATGCAACGGATGGTGAGACTCCCACTATTCGTGCTGCTTCCGCCCAAGTTTTTCCTGTCAATACTAATTGGGGATCAGATGATGAAGAAGGAGATGGAGATGATGTTCTCGATAATACTAAAATGATCCCGATTTATGCACACACCATCTCCTTCCACAAGAGGCAAGCTTTAG TGACATATCTAGAGAACAACAGAGCAGGGATTACAGTTTTCGGGTTCATGCTGGACAGGACATGGCTGCACACCATTTTTGGGGTTGAGATGTCTCTTGTGCTCTGGTTACTCAGCAAGACAATCG CTTGGACATTGAAAAAGGCGTGA